One region of Zingiber officinale cultivar Zhangliang chromosome 7B, Zo_v1.1, whole genome shotgun sequence genomic DNA includes:
- the LOC122004009 gene encoding transcription factor WRKY19-like encodes MEAAAGGGGWDLNSLVAVLAQGEAQLRQLCECMAARSPAEQEKQLVLQAQSCFQTAICMAKAADSDLFQAAAAAAAAAAAAASPRSNSGCSANSERALKEQQRKEMCKKRKTLRKWTSRVRVLGSSNGHDDGFNWRKYGKKDILGAKYPRAYFRCTFRNAAGCPAMKQVQRSDDDPFAIDVTYRGDHTCLQSKRPQPGAGAPPALSSEPAEQKQQLLHSLQTSLKVETEGFSSDDQNHNCFSFSSTAASGAVSPPFVSPTTTPESSSFWLSSDFGDLFSAVTPANDYSSYTDFILDSAGFAAASPFDASAFFHDSEI; translated from the exons ATGGAGGCCGCAGCTGGCGGCGGTGGCTGGGATCTCAACTCGCTGGTGGCGGTGCTGGCGCAAGGGGAGGCGCAATTGCGGCAGCTGTGCGAGTGCATGGCCGCACGTTCTCCTGCGGAGCAAGAGAAGCAGCTCGTTCTGCAGGCGCAGTCCTGCTTCCAGACGGCCATTTGCATGGCCAAGGCGGCGGACTCCGACCTCTTCCAAGCTGCTGCtgctgcggcggcggcggcggcggcggcggcttcCCCGCGCTCCAATAGCGGCTGCAGTGCCAACTCGGAGCGGGCGCTGAAAGAGCAGCAGCGCAAGGAGATGTGCAAGAAGAG GAAGACGCTGAGGAAGTGGACGAGCCGAGTTCGGGTGCTGGGCTCGTCGAACGGCCATGACGATGGCTTCAACTGGCGAAAATACGGGAAGAAGGACATTCTCGGAGCCAAGTATCCGAG AGCATATTTCAGATGCACCTTCCGCAACGCTGCCGGATGTCCTGCGATGAAGCAGGTGCAGCGATCGGACGACGACCCCTTTGCCATCGACGTCACCTACCGAGGCGACCACACTTGCCTCCAGAGCAAGAGGCCGCAGCCCGGCGCCGGAGCGCCGCCGGCATTATCGAGTGAGCCGGCCGAgcagaagcagcagctcctccacagcttgcAAACCAGCCTCAAGGTGGAGACGGAGGGCTTCAGCTCCGACGACCAAAATCACAACTGCTTCTCATTCTCCTCCACTGCCGCCAGCGGCGCCGTCTCGCCTCCCTTCGTCTCGCCCACCACCACCCCTGAGTCGAGCAGCTTCTGGCTATCGAGCGACTTCGGAGACCTGTTCTCCGCTGTGACTCCGGCGAACGATTACAGTTCCTACACGGATTTCATTCTCGACTCGGCCGGCTTCGCTGCGGCTTCCCCGTTCGATGCGTCTGCCTTCTTCCATGATTCCGAGATCTGA